The proteins below are encoded in one region of Colletotrichum lupini chromosome 5, complete sequence:
- a CDS encoding OTU-like cysteine protease produces the protein MEPETLEQMQTRHRKEQRDLVGRITSKKKNATKKTRKGVNDECAELERQLKAKHEEEVAGLSGGGVAEEVQDDGDDETAEVVEKLKDTTISESETPVEEEREETQAQGQGQGKKRNRQKERLARRAAEVEAAAEKAQEEASNMTDHRGIEKTYMLKEFKANGLEEKEIAPDGHCLFSAVADQLRQQGIPLSASAEEASGGGDPTQKLPYRVVRRAAAEYMVSHPDDFAPFLEEGLEGYVRRIRDTAEWGGQLELAALASVYGVEIRVVQDGRTERIGPAASGGESEEKKEIWLAYYRHGYGLGEHYNSLRKTTA, from the coding sequence ATGGAACCCGAAACGCTGGAGCAGATGCAGACGCGCCACCGCAAGGAGCAGCGCGACCTCGTGGGCCGGATCAcgagcaagaagaagaacgcGACCAAGAAGACGCGCAAGGGCGTGAACGATGAGTGCGCTGAGCTGGAGAGGCAGTTGAAGGCGAAGCATGAGGAGGAGGTGGCTGGGCTGTCTGGCGGTGGTGTCGCCGAGGAGGTTCAAgacgacggcgacgacgagACTGCCGAGGTTGTGGAGAAGTTGAAGGATACCACCATTTCCGAATCCGAAACGCCGGTAGAAGAAGAGAGGGAAGAGACACAGGCACAAGGGCAAGGCCAAGGGAAGAAGCGCAACAGACAAAAAGAACGCCTGGCGCGGCGGGCGGCCGAGGTCGAGGCCGCGGCGGAGAAGGCGCAGGAGGAGGCGAGTAATATGACGGACCACCGGGGTATCGAGAAGACGTACATGCTCAAGGAGTTCAAGGCCAACGGGctcgaggagaaggagattgCGCCGGACGGGCATTGTTTGTTTTCTGCTGTGGCGGATCAGTTACGGCAGCAGGGTATTCCGCTCTCCGCTAGCGCTGAGGAAGCGAGTGGTGGCGGCGACCCGACGCAGAAGCTCCCGTATAGGGTTGTGaggagggcggcggcggagtaCATGGTGTCCCACCCGGACGACTTTGCGCCGTTTCTGGAGGAAGGGTTGGAGGGGTACGTGAGGCGGATCCGGGACACGGCGGAGTGGGGTGGGCAGCTTGAGCTTGCGGCGCTGGCGAGCGTGTACGGGGTTGAGATTCGGGTTGTGCAGGATGGGAGGACGGAGAGGATTGGGCCGGCGGCGAGTGGTGGTGAGagcgaggagaagaaggagattTGGTTGGCGTATTATCGGCATGGGTACGGGCTTGGTGAGCATTATAATTCCTTGCGAAAGACGACGGCGTGA
- a CDS encoding thiopurine S-methyltransferase, whose translation MATDPNKLSTAFENTPLANHGQKWSAFWEEKFTPWDRGGPSLALLDIITTRPDLIPPPPPTASSPAGQQQRKHTALVPGCGKGHDALLLANLGYDVLGLDFSPTAIAEAKENQKAIAAAAAAGDGNGDGAEPDVNAIRQPNGAEPGSVTWLSGDFFSDSWLEAWPREDKTFDLIFDYTFLCALPPTARPRWSARISSLLNPATGRLICLEFPSGKPLSQPGPPWGLNPDIYLALLTRPGQPLEFSASTLAGDEADVVVVPPAANEDGGEGTAGLKRLALVKPSRTHRAGMNEDGSVRDWIHVWSH comes from the exons ATGGCAACCGACCCAAACAAGCTATCCACGGCTTTCGAAAACACGCCCCTCGCAAACCACGGCCAGAAATGGTCCGCCTTCTGGGAAGAGAAATTCACCCCCTGGGACCGCGGCGGGCCCTCCCTAGCCTTACTGGACATCATCACCACCCGTCCGGACCTCAtcccgcctcctcctcccaccGCCTCATCGCCCGCGGGACAACAGCAGAGGAAGCACACGGCCCTCGTTCCCGGATGTGGTAAAGGCCACGACGCCCTCCTCCTAGCAAACCTAGGCTACGACGTCCTCGGCCTCGACTTTTCGCCCACGGCCATCGCCGAGGCAAAGGAGAATCAAAAGGCCATAGctgctgcggcggcggccgGGGACGGTAACGGAGACGGAGCAGAGCCGGACGTGAACGCCATACGCCAGCCAAACGGCGCCGAACCGGGTTCCGTGACGTGGCTCTCGGGCGACTTCTTCTCCGACTCGTGGCTCGAGGCCTGGCCCCGCGAGGACAAGACGTTTGACCTCATCTTTGATTACACT TTCCTCTGCGCCCTCCCCCCAACAGCCCGGCCCCGATGGTCAGCCCGCATATCCTCTCTCCTGAACCCCGCCACCGGCCGCCTCATCTGCCTCGAATTTCCGTCCGGCAAACCTCTTTCCCAGCCGGGCCCGCCGTGGGGCCTGAACCCGGATATCTACCTCGCCCTGCTCACCCGCCCCGGCCAACCCCTCGAGTTCTCGGCTTCGACGCTGGCGGGCGACGAGGCCGACGTCGTTGTCGTTCCCCCGGCCGCGAACGAGGATGGCGGGGAAGGCACCGCCGGTCTGAAGCGGTTGGCGCTCGTCAAGCCTAGCAGGACGCATCGCGCTGGTATGAATGAGGATGGCTCAGTTCGCGATTGGATTCATGTCTGGAGTCACTAA
- a CDS encoding pyridoxal-phosphate dependent enzyme translates to MATHQPFIVSRTNPRAMADLSTCLPLTRASVVEAHKLVKPHVHYTPVLTNKTLTALASTPRTPEDLKGTKWEGRTPAKPVLRLWFKCENLQRIGAFKVRGAFHAVERLKQEPGWAEGGGKEKGVVTHSSGNHAQALALAARESGIPAHIVMPDISPPNKIAATRGYGANVVFSGSTSVEREAVADRVISETGARLVPPYDHPDIMLGQGTMGLELQEQVRDLLAAGHSAENPTFNSTGLPVAAVSDGDDGEKKEKKGLNAIMTPCGGGGMLSGVALSCEGTGIRVFGAEPEFQGADDCKRGFESGKRVESVKTLTVADGLRTPVGKHPWSVIYERRLVDNMYSVSEEEIKAATKLVFERFKLVVEPSGAVPLAVALFNEDFRAMVEREAGETGWDLGLVFSGGNMALEGLMKIFAA, encoded by the exons ATGGCGACTCATC AACCGTTCATCGTGAGCAGAACAAATCCGAGAGCCATGGCCGACCTATCGACCTGCCTACCCCTAACCCGGGCCTCCGTCGTCGAAGCCCACAAGCTCGTCAAGCCGCACGTCCACTACACCCCCGTCCTCACCAACAAGACCCTCACGGCGTTGGCATCGACGCCGCGGACGCCCGAAGACCTCAAGGGCACGAAATGGGAGGGGCGCACGCCGGCCAAGCCCGTGCTCCGGCTGTGGTTCAAGTGCGAGAACCTGCAGCGCATCGGCGCCTTCAAGGTCCGCGGTGCCTTTCACGCCGTGGAGAGGTTGAAGCAGGAGCCTGGGTGGGCTGAGGGCGGCGGTAAAGAGAAGGGCGTTGTTACGCATAGCTCAG GAAACCACGCTCAAGCACTGGCTCTCGCCGCCAGAGAAAGCGGCATCCCCGCACACATCGTCATGCCGGACATCTCCCCGCCCAACAAGATCGCCGCGACGCGCGGCTACGGCGCCAACGTAGTCTTCAGCGGCAGCACCAGCGTCGAGCGCGAGGCCGTCGCCGACCGCGTCATCTCCGAGACGGGCGCCCGCCTCGTACCGCCCTACGACCACCCGGACATTATGCTAGGCCAAGGGACGATGGGCCTCGAGTTGCAGGAGCAGGTCCGCGATCTCCTGGCCGCGGGCCACTCTGCAGAGAACCCGACGTTCAACTCCACGGGCCTTCCTGTGGCTGCTGTATCCGATGGTGATGACggagagaagaaggagaagaagggtcTGAACGCGATCATGACCCCTTGTGGAGGCGGCGGCATGCTCTCCGGCGTAGCGCTGAGCTGCGAGGGGACGGGGATCAGGGTGTTCGGCGCGGAACCCGAGTTCCAGGGCGCCGACGACTGCAAGCGCGGCTTCGAGAGTGGGAAACGCGTCGAGAGCGTAAAGACGCTGACGGTCGCCGACGGCCTGCGGACGCCCGTGGGCAAGCACCCGTGGTCCGTCATCTACGAGCGCCGGCTGGTGGATAACATGTACAGCGTGTCCGAGGAGGAAATCAAGGCGGCGACGAAGCTCGTCTTTGAGCGGTTCAAGCTCGTGGTCGAGCCGAGCGGTGCGGTGCCGCTTGCGGTGGCGCTGTTTAATGAGGATTTCAGAGCCATGGTAGAGAGGGAGGCTGGTGAGACGGGGTGGGATCTGGGATTGGTTTTCAGTGGTGGGAATATGGCGCTGGAGGGGCTCATGAAGATTTTCGCGGCGTGA
- a CDS encoding cytidylyltransferase, with product MSSPSGSSAAGKRKRTNATNPTNMPDVADTVDAALQASSRDASGEEGDSTAPESGRIAGHRKNDSTSAGHPPKRQRANSERSHETSVNNQQTAAAAQDHSLDPGEPSDTTEASVDIAERVGRKNSRKQVSIKEDEKDEAMPPPPTGKLTHPVGFRTNDPPTGRAVRVYADGVFDLFHLGHMRQLEQAKKAFPDTYLIVGVTGDAETHKRKGLTVLSGAERAETVRHCKWVDEVIESCPWIVTPEFLDEHKIDYVAHDDLPYGADEGDDIYRPIKEAGKFLVTQRTEGVSTTGIITKIVRDYEKYIARQFKRGTSRQELNVSWIKKNELDLKRHVQELRDNIRTNWSTTGQELSRELRQFWPASRPQSPAPSARTAYIQNGDLLAAANANASKSRLSVEIPTTPGGTPAATQSNDFITGYALGLVGGVRSWMTKSKRSDQDSPSRRNSDDESESDGKSPRGRVVPQQSTAAASTS from the exons GTCGCGAGATGCCTCGGGCGAGGAGGGTGACAGCACCGCTCCCGAGTCCGGCCGTATCGCCGGCCACCGCAAGAACGACTCCACATCCGCCGGCCACCCTCCTAAGAGGCAACGTGCTAACTCGGAGCGTTCTCACGAGACGAGCGTCAACAACCAGcagaccgccgccgccgcgcagGACCACTCCCTCGACCCTGGTGAACCCAGCGACACCACCGAGGCCAGCGTCGACATTGCCGAGCGCGTCGGCCGCAAGAACAGCCGCAAGCAGGTCTCGATAAAGGAGGACGAGAAGGATGAGGCCATGCCGCCCCCGCCCACTGGCAAGCTCACCCACCCCGTGGGCTTCAGAACCAACGATCCTCCTACTGGCCGGGCCGTCAGGGTGTACGCCGACGGAGTCTTTGATCTCTTCCATCTCGG TCACATGCGCCAGCTTGAGCAGGCGAAGAAGGCTTTCCCCGACACCTACCTCATCGTCGGCGTCACTGGTGACGCCGAGACGCACAAGCGCAAGGGTCTGACGGTCCTCTCCGGCGCCGAGCGCGCAGAGACCGTCCGGCATTGCAAGTGGGTGGACGAGGTTATTGAGAGTTGTCCATGGATTGTCACGCCCGAATTCCTCGACGAGCACAAGATCGACTACGTCGCCCACGATGACCTGCCCTACGGTGCCGACGAAGGCGACGACATCTACAGGCCTATCAAGGAGGCTGGAAAGTTCCTTGTTACTCAGCGCACAGAAGGTGTCAGCACGACCGGTATCATTACCAA GATCGTGCGCGATTACGAAAAGTACATTGCTCGTCAGTTCAAGCGCGGTACGTCGCGCCAGGAGCTCAACGTCAGCTGGATCAAGAAGAACGAGCTCGACCTCAAGCGCCACGTCCAGGAGCTGCGCGATAACATCCGCACAAACTGGTCTACTACCGGTCAGGAGCTCTCTCGCGAGCTGCGCCAGTTCTGGCCCGCCTCCCGGCCGCAATCCCCCGCGCCCTCTGCTCGCACCGCCTACATCCAGAACGGCGACCTCCTGGCCGCCGCAAACGCCAACGCGAGCAAGTCCCGCCTCAGCGTCGAGATACCGACCACGCCTGGTGGCACGCCCGCCGCGACGCAGTCCAATGACTTTATCACGGGTTACGCATTGGGTCTCGTCGGTGGCGTCCGCTCATGG ATGACCAAGAGCAAGCGAAGCGACCAAGATAGCCCCAGCCGTCGCAACAGCGACGACGAGTCAGAGAGCGACGGTAAGAGCCCCCGTGGCCGGGTCGTTCCTCAACAGTCTACCGCCGCGGCGAGCACCTCATAA